Part of the Pseudomonas sp. ADAK13 genome is shown below.
TCTTCGCCAGCGACAATTTCCTCACTGCCAACAACCTGTCGAACATTGCGCGCCAGGTGTCGATCAACGCGATTATCGCGGTGGGCATGACCTGCGTGATTCTCACCGGTGGCATCGATTTGTCGGTGGGGCCGGTGATGGCCTTGTCCGGCACCCTGACCGCCGGCCTGATGGTCGCGGGCTTGCCGCCGGGCCTGGCGATTGGCGCCGGGATGCTGATTGGCGTGGCCTTCGGCATCGGCAACGGGCTGTTCGTTGCCTACCTGCACATGCCGCCGATCATCGTCACCCTCGCGACCATGGGCATCGCCCGCGGGTTCGGCCTGATGTACACCGACGGCTATCCGATTTCCGGCCTGCCGGAATGGTTTGGTTTCTTTGGCCGCGAAAGCCTGTTCGGCATTTCGGTGCCGATCCTGATCATGCTGGTGACGTACCTGGCGGCGTATGTGTTGCTGCAACACACCCGCATCGGCCGCTATATCTACGCGATTGGCGGCAACGAGGAGGCGGTGCGCCTGTCCGGTGTGCGGGCGGCACGCTTCAAGTTGCTGGTGTACGGCATCAGCGGTTTCACCGCCGCGATTGCCGGGCTGGTGCTGACCTCGCGCTTGATGAGTGGCCAGCCGAATGCCGGCGTGTCGTTTGAACTCGACGCGATTGCCGCCGTGGTCCTGGGCGGCGCCTCGATTGCCGGCGGGCGCGGGGTGATTGTCGGCACCTTGCTCGGCGCCATGCTGCTGGGGGTGTTGAACAACGGTTTGAACATGCTCGGGGTCTCGCCCTACGTCCAGAGCGTGATCAAGGGCGGGATCATTTTGCTGGCGATCTTTATCAGCCGTCAGCGCCACAAGTAAACCGGTTATCTCCACGCGGCCATGGCGGCCGCGATGGGTTCTCTCATGCTCAAGAAAGGTCCGCACATCATGGAAAAGCACAACGAAATGCAAGCCGTCGTCTGCCACGGCCCAAAAGACTACCGCCTGGAACGCATCAGCAAACCCCAGGCACGGGTCAATGAACTGGTGATCCGCATCGCCGCCTGCGGCATCTGCGCCAGCGACTGCAAATGCCACTCGGGCGCCGCGATGTTCTGGGGCGGCGACAACCCGTGGGTCAAGGCACCGGTGGTGCCGGGGCACGAGTTTTTCGGCTACGTGGTGGAAGCCGGCGAGGGCGCCGAAGAGCACTTTGACGTGAAGGTCGGCGACAAGGTGATCGCCGAGCAGATCGTGCCGTGCGGCAAGTGCCGCTTCTGCAAATCCGGCAAGTACTGGATGTGCGAGGTGCACAACATCTTCGGCTTCCAGCGTGAAGTGGCCGAAGGCGGCATGGCCCAGTACATGCGCATCCCCAAGACGGCCATCGTGCACAAGATTCCGGAGTCGGTGTCTCTCGAAGATTCGGCACTGATCGAGCCGATGTCCTGCGCGATTCACACCGTCAACCGGGGTGAGATCCAGCTGGATGACGTGCTGGTGATCGCCGGTGCAGGCACCCTGGGCCTGTGCATGGTGCAGGTGGCGGCGCTGAAGACGCCGAAGAAACTGGTGGTGATCGACATGGTCGATGAGCGCCTGGAACTGGCGAAGAAGTTCGGTGCCGATGTGGTGATCAACCCGTCCCGGGACAACGCCCGCGAGATCATCAATGGCCTGACCGACAACTACGGTTGCGACGTGTACATCGAAACCACCGGCGTGCCGGCGGGCGTCACCCAGGGCCTGGAATTGATCCGCAAGCTCGGGCGGTTTGTCGAGTTCAGCGTGTTTGGCGCCGAGACCAGCGCCGACTGGTCGATCATCGGTGACCGCAAGGAACTCGACGTACGCGGCGCGCACCTCGGGCCGTATTGCTACCCGGTGGCCATCGACCTGTTCGAACGCGGCCTGCTGACGTCCAAGGGCATCGTGACCCATGACTTCGGGCTGGATAACTGGGCCGAGGCCTTTGAGTTGGCCAACTCGACCAAATCGATCAAGGTGCTGCTGAAGCCGGTGGTCTGAGATGAACTACGTGATGGGTGTGGACATCGGCACGCAAAGCACCAAGGCGCTGCTGGTGGACGGTGACGGTACGATCATCGCCCAGCACAGCCAGGGGTATCGCGTGGATACCCCGAAAGTGCGCTGGGCCGAGCAGTGGCCGCAGGTCTGGCTGGACGCGGTGGAGGCGTGTGTTGCCCAATGCATGGCCAAGGCCGGCGTGGCGAAAGAGCAGGTCAAGGCGCTGTGCATCAGTAGCCTGTACGGCGGTTCGGGGATTGCCGTGGATGCGCAGATGACCCCGCTGCACCCGTGCCTGATCTGGATGGACCGGCGTGCGGGCGAACAAGTGGAGTGGGTGCGCGAGCACGTGGACCTGGAGCGGCTGTTCGCGGTCACCGGCAACTCGGTGGACAGCTACTACGGCTTCACCAAGATGCTCTGGCTCAAGCAGCACCAGCCGCAGGTGTGGGCCAATACCCGCTACCTGCTGCCGCCCAACAGCTACATCAACGCGTGCCTGACCGGTGAGGTGGCGGTGGATCACAGCAGCGCCGGCAATATCGGTGGGGTCTACGATGTGGCCCGGCGAGGCTGGTCGGCCGAGATGCTGGCGGCGCTGGATATCCCGCTGGCGATGATGCCGGAGCGCTTGCTGTATTCCGGTGAAGTGGTCGGCGGTTTGCTGGAGGAGTGGGCGCCGCGATTGGGCTTGCAGGCGGGCACGCCGATACTGGCCGGGGGCGTGGATGCGGCCATGGCGACCCTGGCCGCCGGGGTGACCCGGCCGGGCAATCATGTGGCGATGATCGGCACCAGCATGTGCTGGGGTTACCTCAATCAGCAGGTGGATGCGCGGCATGGTCTGGTGAGCATGCCGCATGTCTATAACGGCCATCAGGACCTGTACATCTTCGGCGGTGCGATTACCGCCGGAGCGTCGGTGAGCTGGTTTCGCGAGCAGTTCTGCCAGGCTGAAGAGCAGCAGGCGAAGGCGACGGGCCAGGACAGTTTGTGGCTGCTGGAGCAGAGCGCCGCGAAGATCCCGGCGGGCAGTGAAGGGCTGTTGTTCTTGCCGTATCTCATGGGCGAACGCAGCCCGGTGTGGGATGACCGGGCGAGCGGCAGCTTTGTCGGGCTGAACCTGTATCACAGCCGTATCCACCTGTACCGCGCGGTGCTCGAAGGGGTGAGTTTTGCCCTGCGGCACAATATCGAAGCGGGCACGCGTGGCGCGCATTCCCTTGACCCGCGATTGATTGTGGTGGGCGGGGCGAGCCATTCGGATTTGTGGATGCAGATTATCGCGGACATCACCCATTACCCGGTCTACACCATCGTGCAAGAGGTGGAAGCGGCGTTGGGCGCGGCGTTGTTGGCGGCCCATGCGGTGGGGTTGGTGGATGACCGGGAGATGGAGAAGGGCTGGGTGCAGCTGGAGCTGCGGGCGGAGCCGGAGGCGGGGAATGTCGGGGTGTATGACCGGGCGTTTGCCGAGTATTTGAAAGTGTACCCGGCGTTGAAACCGGTGATGCACAGCTTGCAATTGAATTAAGTGAACACTGATCCAAATGTGGGAGCGGGCTTGCTGTGGCGAGCGGGCTTGCTGTGGTGAGCGGGCTTGCCCCGCGCTGGGCTGCGAAGCAGCCCCATCAATCTGTGGTGAACCCGACGGGGGACAAGCCCCCTCACCACAGCAAGCCCGCTCCCACATGGGATCTCCATCGTTTTAGAGAACGTGAACCATGAACGCTACCTTTGACTTCACCCACCAGCGCATCCTCGTCACCGGCGCCAGCAGCGGCATCGGCCGGGAAATAGCCCTGCAACTGATCGCCAGCGGCGCCCAGGTTTTCGCCCTGGGCCGCGACGCCCAGGCCCTGGCCCAACTCGGCTGCGAAACCCTGTGCCTGGACATCGCCGACAGCGCCGCCCTGGACCTGGCCCTGCAAGGCCTGCCGCCGATGCACGGCCTGGTCAACTGCGCCGGCATCTCTCGCCTGGAACCCGCCGCTGCCATCAGCGCCGAAGCTTTCGACCAAGTGATGAACGTCAACGCCCGCGCTGCCGCCCAGGTCGCCAGCCGAATCGCCGCAGGGATGATTGAAGCAAAGATCGCCGGCAGCATCGTCAACGTCTCCAGCCAGGCCTCACTGGTGGCGCTGGACGATCACCTCGGCTACTGCGCCTCCAAGGCCGCGCTGGACGCCATCACCCGCGTGCAATGCGCCGAGTGGGGGCGTTTCGGGATTCGCGTCAACAGCGTCAACCCCACCGTCACCCTCACGCCCATGGCGCAAATGGCCTGGTCGGCGCCCGCCAAGCGCGATCCGGCCTTGGCGGCGATTCCGCTGGGGCGGTTTGCCGAAACGGCGGAAGTGGCATTACCGGTGCTGTTCCTGTTGAGCGACGCCGCCAGCATGATCAGCGGCGTCAGCCTGCCGATCGATGGGGGCTACACCAGCCGCTAGCCGTTCTCCAGCTTGCCGGCGATCACCACCTTGTCCCGCGGTTTGTGCGGGTCTTCGAGGCGGTCCAGCAGCAGTCGCACCGCGCTGCTGCCGGCCAGCGACGCGTCGTGGGCCACACAGGCAATCGGCACGCCGAAGATATCGGCGAAGGGCAGGCGGTCGATGCCGCAGATGGTCAGGCTGTCGTGGGGAATGTTGTGCATGCGCAACGCGCGCAAGGCGCCGAGGGTGATCAACTGGTTGAAGCCCATGATCGCGTCCGGCGCCGTGTGTTCGGCCAGGTAGTCGAGGGTGTGCAGGTAGGAGGGCATCAGCGTGTAGTCGCCGGCGCACACCTCGACGTGCACTTGCGGGTGATCGGCCAGCACTTCTTTCAGGCCTTTGAGGCGTTCCATGGTGATGCGCGAATGCTCGGGCCCGGTCAGCACCAGCAGGCGCTTGAGGTTCGGGGTTTGCCGCAGCAGGTACTGCGCGGCCTCGATGCCGCTGTGGTAGTTGTCCAGCACCACGCGGCTGAACGGGCTGTCGTGGATCGTGCGGTCGAGCAGCACCACCGGCGTCTTGCCGTTGCCCAGGCGCTCCAGATAATCCGGCTGGTAGCTCGGCTCATCGGAGACCGGCGACAGGATGATCCCCGCCACGCGGTAACCCAACAGGGTGTCGACCGCCTTGCTTTCCAGCTCTTCCAGCTCGTCGGTGTCCACCAGCATGATGGTGTAGCCGTGCTTTTTCGCCTCGCGGGAAATCGCCTTGATCATCTCGCTGTAGAAGGGGTTGTCCACCGAGGCGGTGATCACGCCGATGATCAGGCTTTCGCTGCGCTTGAGCCCGCGGGCAAACGCGTTGGGCACATAGTCCAGCTCCCGCGCCACTTCGAGAATCCGCGCCAGGGTGGCGGGCTTGACCAGGTCAGGCTTGCTCAGCGCCCGGGACACCGTGATGGTGGTCATGTTGACCCGTTTGGCGATGTCGCTGATGGTGACGGACTTTTTCTTGTTCATCGGCAGGGGGAAACCAGGAGAAAACAACCTGAGGCTACCATGGGCACGGCTTCAAATCACCGGATCCCAGCGCTGCGACCAATCCTTTTCCGCCTCCACCACCGCCCGCAGCAAGCCCAGCGCCTGTTGCAAAACCGCCGAATCGCGCTCGCGGGAATACACCAGGTACGTCGGGAAGCTGAACTCCGGTGCCTTGGGCACCCGTTCCATCACGCCGCTGTCCAGGTAGCTCTGCACCACCCGCGTGCGGAAATACCCGGCGCCGCCGTTTTCCAGGATGTACTGCAACGCCAGCGGCCCCAGGTTGAAGCTCAGGGCGGCGCGGGCCTTGTCCGGCAGGGCCGCGTCGTGCTGCTGGCGAAAGCCCTGGCCCCAGTCGATGTACACGTAGGGCTCGGGCCGGGCCGCCAGTTGCACCAGGATCAATTTCTCTTCCAGCACCTGCTCCACCTGCAGCCCCGGCCAGTACTGCGGCTGGAACACCAGCGCGGCATCCAGCACGCCCAGCTCCAGTTGGCGCAACAGGTACTCGCCTTCGCGAATCTCCGTGCGCAGGGCGTAGCCCGGAATGTGCTCGCGCAGGGCCTGGGCCCAACCGAGCATCAACGGGTTGCACAGGCTGACTTCGCCACCGATGTGCAACACGTTGCGGTAGCCGTCGGGCAACGGCAGGTCGCGGCGGGCGGCTTCCCAGGTTTGTACCAGTTGGTTGGCGAAGACCACGAAGGCTTCGCCGTCCGGGGTCAGGCGGGCGCCGGCGCGGTTGCGCACGAACAGCGTGCTGTTGAGCTGGCTTTCGAGATTTTTGACCCGGGCGGTGATTGCCGTCTGGGTGACGTGCAACTTCTCGGCCGCCGCGGCGAGGCTGCCGCAGCGGGTGATTTCGAGGAAGGTGCGTGCCAGTTCGATGTCCATGAAACCCCCGGGAGTGAATGGGGGACATTGTAGAGCGATGCGCGATTGGAATGCGATCAGCGCAGGTGCCTGGCTTTTGTGGTGAGCGGGCTTGCCCCGCGCGGGGCAAGCCCGCTCACCACAGGGTTATTGGTCAGTCTCTGAACATTGCTTGCACTTCAGGTTGGGGTTTTTGGGGCTTGCAGATGCTCGGTCGGGAACGCCTTGGCATACGCCTGGCAAACCCGCAGCACCTGCTCATCCGCAAACCGCGCGCCCACTACATGCAGCCCCACCGGCAACCCGTTCGCCGCCAACCCGCACGGCACCGACGCCGCCGGTTGCTGGGTCAAGTTGAAGGGATAGGTAAACGGCGTCCACTCCATCCATTCCCCAAGGCCCGAACCCAGCGGCACGTTGTGCCCGGCCTCGAACGCGGTGATCGGCATCATCGGCGACACCAGCACATCGTAATGCTCATGGAATGCCGCCATACGCGCCACCAAGGCCGCCCGCGCTTCCAGCGCGGCGCTGTAGTCGCTGAGGCTGATCTGTTCGCCCAGTTGCGCAATGCGCAGCAGGCCCGGGTCCATCAGTTGTCGCTGAGCCTCGCTCAACGGTCCGGCCAGGCGCGCAGCACCGGCAAACCACAGGGTATTGAACACCTCCAGCGGATCACTGAACCCCGGGTCAATCTGTTCGACCTGGGCACCCAGCTGCACCAGGCCTTCGACCGCCTGGGCGACAACCCTGGCCACTTGCGGGTCCACCTTCACGTAGCCAAAGTTCGGACTATAGGCCACCCGCAGGCCTTTCAAGTCAGCCCCGGCCTGCAACCACGGCGTGGTCCGGGGCGCGCCGATCAAGCCGTCCCGCGCGTCCGGCTGCGCGATGGTTTGCAGCATCAGCACCGAGTCTTCCACGGTGCGGGTCATCGGCCCCAGGTGGGACAGAATGGTCATCGAACTGGCCGGCCATTGCGGCACATAACCGAAGGTCGGCTTGATGCCAAAGGTGCCGGTGAAGGCGCAGGGAATCCGGATCGAGCCACCGGCATCGCTGCCTTGGTGCAGCACCCCCAGGTTCAAGGCTGCGGCGGCACCGGCACCGCCGGACGAGCCGCCCGCCGTCATGCGCGTGTCCCACGGGTTGCGGGTAATCCCATACAGCGGGTTATCGGTGACGCCTTTCCAGCCGAACTCCGGCGTGGTGGTCTTGCCCAGCAGCACCGCGCCGGCCTTGCGCATGAAGGCCGAGAAGGGCGCATCCACGTCCCATCGGCCCTCGGCTGAGGTCGTGCGCGAGCCCTTGCGCGTCGGCATGCCGATGGTCTGCGTCAGGTCCTTGATGGACGACGGTACACCGTCCAGTGCCCCGCACGGCTGGCCCTTGAGCCAGCGTTGTTCCGAATCACGGGCAGCCTTCAAGGCGCCTTCCGGGTCGACGTGGCAGTAGGCGTTGACCGCCGGGTTGTAGCGTTCGATTCGCAGCAGGGCGTCTTCGGTGACTTCCACCGGCGACAGGCGTTTATCCCGGTAGTGCGCCAGCAGTTCAACGGCGGTCAGGTTGGCAATATCCGTCATGCTGCTTTACCTCCTTGTGCCGCGTTGACCATGGCCCGCAGCAGCACTGCGCAGCCCGCCGCCAGGTCATCCGGCGCGGCGTTTTCGATTTCATTGTGGCTGATGCCGCCTTCGCATGGCACAAAGATCATCCCGGCCGGGCCCAGTTCGGCGACGAAGATCGCGTCGTGCCCGGCGCCGCTGACGATGTCCATGTGGCTCAGGCCCAGCCTGCTTGCGCCGTCGCGCACGGCGTTGACGCAGGCGGGGTTGAAGTCCAGCGGCGGGAAGTCGGCGGTGGGCGTCAGCTCAAAGCTCAGGCCGTGTTGCTCGGCAGTGGCTTCGATCACCTGGCGCACTTCATCGACCATGGCTTGCAGCTTGTCGGCGTGCAGGTGGCGCAAATCGATGGTCATGTGCACTTGGCCGGGAATCACGTTGCGCGAGCCGGGGTGCAAGCTCAGGCAACCGACGGTGCCGCAGGCGTGGGGTTGTTGCGCGTGGGCGATGCGGTTCACCGCGCTGACCACTTGGGCGGCGCCCACCAGGGCGTCCTTGCGCAGGCGCATTGGCGTCGGGCCCGCGTGGGCTTCGACGCCGGTGAGGGTCAGGTCGAACCACTTCTGCCCCAGGCAGCCCATGACCACGCCAATGGTGGTGGCCTGGTCTTCCAGTACCGGGCCTTGTTCGATATGCGCCTCGAAATAGGCCCCGACCGGGTGACCCAGCACGGCGCGTGGTCCGGCGTAGCCGATGCGCTGCAATTCGGCGCCCACCGACAGGCCATGCTCGTCCTGCTTGTCGAGGGTTTCCTGCAAGTCGAACTTACCGGCGAACACCCCGGAGCCCATCATGCACGGTGGAAAACGCGAGCCTTCTTCGTTGGTCCACACCACCACTTCGATGGGCGCTTCAGTCTCCATATTCAAATCGTTGAGGGTGCGGATCACTTCCAGGCCGGCCATCACGCCATAGCAGCCGTCGAATTTGCCGCCGGTAGGCTGGGTGTCTATATGGCTGCCGGTCATCACGGGCGCCAGTGCCGGATTGCGCCCGGCGCGGCGGGCAAAGATATTGCCGATGGCGTCGACACTGACGCTGCACCCGGCGGCCTCGCACCAGTGCACAAACAGGTCGCGGGCCTGGCGGTCGAGGTCGGTGAGGGCCAGGCGGCACACCCCGCCCTTGGGTGTGGCGCCCAGGCGGGCGAGGTCCATCAGCGATTGCCACAGGCGTTCGCGGTTGATCAGCGGGGCATTGCTCTGGAGCGGTTGCGCAAAACTATTCATCAGCAGTCTCCGGTCAGGCACTCAGGGCCAGGTAACGGTTCTTGATCGTCGGGTCGGCGCGAAAGGCTTCGGCACTGCCTTCGTACACCACACGGCCCTGTTCGAGGACGTAATGGCGGTCGGCGAGCTTGTCGCAGACCATCAGGTTCTGTTCCACCAGCAGCACCGGAAGCCCGTCTTCCTTGACCTTGCGCAGGATCTTCACCAACTCGTCGACGATCACCGGCGCGAGGCCTTCGGTGGGTTCGTCGAGGATCAGCAGCTTGGGATCGTTGAGCAGTGCACGGGCGATGGCGAGCATCTGTTGCTCACCGCCAGACAGCGCATGGCCGGCGTTTTTGCGGCGTTCCTTGAGGCGCGGGAACATGCCGTACACGTCTTCCATCTGCCAGCGGCTGGTCTTGCGCACCGCGATGCGCAGGTTCTCCTCAACCGTGAGCAGGCGGAAGATCCCGCGGTTCTCCGGCACCAGCGCCAGGCCCTGACGGGCGATTTCGAAGATTTTCTGCCCCACCAGCGGCTGGCCATTGAAGTGAATCTGGCCCTGGCGCGGGCAGATGATCCCGAGGATGCTGCGCAAGGTGGTGGTCTTGCCGGCGCCGTTGCGCCCCAGCAGGGTCACCAGTTCGCCGGGGTTGACGGTCAGGGACACGCCTTCAAGAACGTGGCTCTTGTCGTAGTAGGAATGGATATTGTCGACGGTCAGCATCAGGCAGCTTCTCCCAAATAGGCGGTGCGCACGCGCTCGTCGGCGCGCACGAATTCCGGTGTGCCTTCCACCAGGATCTGGCCGTGGCTCATCACGGTGATGCGTTGGCTGATGGACATGACGATGCTCATGTTGTGCTCGATCAGCAGCACGGTGTGGTCGCGGCCGAGGTCGCTGATCAGTTGGGTCATGATCGGAATGTCGTCGATGCCCATGCCCGAGGTGGGCTCGTCGAGCATCAGCAGCTTGGGTTTGGAGCAGATCGACATACCGACCTCCAGCACCCGCTGCTGGCCGTGGGACAACTCGCCAGCCAGGGTGTCGGCGCGGGCGGTGAGTTGCAGGCGTTCCAGCACCTGGTCGGCCATCTCCAGGTGCTCGCGCTTGCTGTCGACCCGGCGCCAGAAGTTCAGGGCGCGGGCGCCGTCGCGGCCCTGGGCGGCGAGGCGCAGGTTCTCGCGCACGCTGAGGTTCTGGAACAGGCTGGTGAGTTGGAACGAACGGGCCATGCCCAGGCCGACGCGGCCGTGGGCCGGTTTGCGCATCAGGTTCTTGCCGTCGAAATGAATCGCCCCGGCGGTGGCCTGGCGTTCGCCGGTCAGGCAGTGGAACAGGCTCGTCTTACCGGCGCCGTTGGGGCCGATGATGGTGTGGATGGTACCGGCTTGCACCTTGAGGTTGACGCCGTTCACCGCGTGGAACGCACCGTAGGCCAGTTCCAGATTCTTGGTTTCCAACAGGATGCTCATGACAGCTTCTCCTTGGTCACAACGTCGGCCTTGCGGCTGCCACGCACACGTTCGAACAGCGCAGACAAACCACCCCACAAACCACCGCGCATGAAGATCACCACCAGGATCAGAATCACCCCCAGCAGCATCAGCCAGCGCGGCCACAGGTCGGAGAGGAAGTCCCCCAGCAGCACGATGGAACCGGCGCCCAGCAAGGAGCCGAACAGTGAGCCGGTACCGCCGACGATGGTCATGATCAGGATGTTTTCGGACATCGCCAGGTCGATGTTCGACAGCGGCACAAAGTGCAGCAGCATTGCGTACAGCGCCCCGGCGATCCCGGTGACGGCGCCGGACAACACGAACACCAGGATCTTGAAGTGGCGGGTGTCGTAGCCGATGGCCGAAGCGCGGGTTTCGTTTTCGCGGATCGCCATCAGCGTGCTGCCGAACGGCGAGGCGATCACCCGGCGCGCCCCGATGAAGATCAGCAGGAACAGCACTGCGACAAAGCCGTAGAACGCGCGTGCATCGGTGAGAGACAACAGCACCGTGTCACCGATACGGATTTCCGGACGTGGCACGCTGAGCAAGCCGTTGTCGCCGCCGGTCCAGTCGCTCAGGGTATAGGCGACGAAGTAGGCCATCTGGCTGAAGGCCAGGGTCAGCATCACGAAGTAAATGCCGGTGCGGCGGATCGCCAGGGCACCCACCAGAAACGCCAGGAAACCACCGGCGACGGCGGCGCCCAACAGTGCGCTGAACAGGCCGAGCTGCAGGTGAATCATCAACAACGCCGCGCAATAGGCGCCGGCCCCGAAGAAGATGCCTTGGCCGAACGACAACAGCCCGGTGTAACCCAGCAACAGGTTGCAGGCGAGGGCGGCCATGGCAAATATCAGAATCTCGGTGGCCAGGGTCGCCGAGGGTAAAATCAACGGTAGGCCGATCAATACCGCCAGCACCAACAGCAGCATGTAGCGCGACTGGGTCTTGGCGAACGGCAGGGGATTTTTCTCGCTCATGTCAGGCTCTCCCGAACAGGCCGTAAGGACGCACCAGGATCACCACGGCCATCGCGCCGTAGATCATCAGGCTCGCGCCCTGGGGCCAGAGTGTGGTCATCAGGCTTTGCACCACGCCGACCAGCAGGCCGCCGACCAGTGCACCGCTGAAGGAACCCATGCCGCCGATCACCACCACCACGAA
Proteins encoded:
- a CDS encoding branched-chain amino acid ABC transporter permease — translated: MSEKNPLPFAKTQSRYMLLLVLAVLIGLPLILPSATLATEILIFAMAALACNLLLGYTGLLSFGQGIFFGAGAYCAALLMIHLQLGLFSALLGAAVAGGFLAFLVGALAIRRTGIYFVMLTLAFSQMAYFVAYTLSDWTGGDNGLLSVPRPEIRIGDTVLLSLTDARAFYGFVAVLFLLIFIGARRVIASPFGSTLMAIRENETRASAIGYDTRHFKILVFVLSGAVTGIAGALYAMLLHFVPLSNIDLAMSENILIMTIVGGTGSLFGSLLGAGSIVLLGDFLSDLWPRWLMLLGVILILVVIFMRGGLWGGLSALFERVRGSRKADVVTKEKLS